From the Carboxydocella sporoproducens DSM 16521 genome, one window contains:
- a CDS encoding ABC transporter ATP-binding protein: MQQEKLLEVKDLRVSFFTYAGEVQAVRGVSFHVNKGEAVGIVGESGCGKSVTSQSIMRLIPWPPGKIVGGQILFQGKDLVNATEQEMEKIRGNEIGMIFQDPMTSLNPTMTIGRQIAEGLIKHQGLSKEQARAKAIEMLGKVGIPSPEKRVDQYPHEFSGGMRQRVMIAIALACNPKLLIADEPTTALDVTIQAQIIDLMRDLQKDMDTSIILITHDLGVVADLCERVIVMYAGKVVEVGTARDIFHKPQHPYTWGLLRSVPRLDARKKEPLSPIYGTPPDLLNPPKGCGFAARCEYCMKVCLEQEPPVTDLGNGHQVACWLQHPQAPKPERLQVKEVG, translated from the coding sequence TTGCAACAGGAAAAACTCTTAGAGGTCAAAGACCTGCGGGTGTCTTTCTTCACCTATGCTGGTGAAGTACAGGCTGTCCGCGGTGTCAGTTTTCATGTTAATAAAGGAGAAGCAGTGGGGATCGTAGGGGAGTCCGGTTGTGGTAAGTCAGTAACCTCTCAGTCCATTATGCGGCTGATTCCCTGGCCCCCCGGGAAAATTGTAGGTGGTCAGATTCTTTTCCAGGGCAAGGACCTGGTTAATGCCACCGAACAGGAAATGGAAAAAATCCGGGGCAATGAGATCGGTATGATCTTCCAGGACCCCATGACCTCCTTGAACCCCACCATGACCATCGGTCGGCAAATTGCCGAAGGTTTGATCAAACACCAGGGTTTGAGCAAGGAGCAGGCCCGGGCTAAAGCAATTGAGATGCTGGGGAAGGTGGGCATTCCCAGCCCGGAAAAACGGGTGGACCAATATCCGCATGAATTTTCCGGAGGTATGCGGCAACGGGTTATGATTGCCATCGCCCTGGCCTGCAATCCCAAACTGCTGATTGCTGACGAGCCTACTACTGCCCTGGATGTGACCATCCAGGCCCAGATTATCGATTTAATGCGGGATTTGCAGAAGGATATGGATACTTCCATTATCCTGATCACTCATGATCTGGGGGTAGTGGCAGATCTCTGCGAAAGGGTCATCGTTATGTATGCCGGTAAGGTAGTGGAAGTGGGTACTGCCCGTGATATTTTCCACAAACCTCAGCATCCTTATACCTGGGGGTTGCTGCGTTCTGTACCGCGGCTGGATGCCCGCAAAAAAGAGCCTCTCAGCCCCATTTACGGTACACCACCGGATTTGCTCAATCCACCTAAAGGCTGCGGTTTTGCTGCCCGTTGCGAATATTGCATGAAAGTCTGTTTGGAGCAGGAACCACCGGTAACAGACCTGGGGAACGGCCATCAGGTAGCATGCTGGTTGCAACATCCTCAGGCGCCTAAACCGGAACGCCTGCAGGTAAAGGAGGTGGGCTAA
- a CDS encoding ABC transporter permease yields the protein MFQRVEVEKGAAEAITRPSTTFWQDAWRRLKKNKLAVTGLWIIGIMIILAIFGPYISGYTYSDQNLNATNLPPSAAHWFGTDDLGRDLFTRVMYGARISLFIGIATSLITFIIGVIYGGISGYLGGKVDEIMMRIVEIFWSVPFLLYVILLMVIMTPGLKTILIALGAVYWMGMARIVRGQVLALKEQEYVLAARTLGASSWRILFRHLIPNAMGPIIIQMTLAIPEAIFTEAWLSFLGLGVSAPMASWGVLASDGIKGIYSYPWQIFFPAMFITITILAFNFLGDGLRDALDPRMRK from the coding sequence ATGTTTCAACGGGTGGAAGTAGAAAAGGGGGCGGCAGAAGCCATCACCCGACCCAGTACCACCTTCTGGCAGGATGCCTGGCGGCGTCTGAAGAAAAACAAGCTGGCAGTAACCGGTCTGTGGATTATCGGGATTATGATCATTCTGGCTATTTTTGGCCCCTATATCAGCGGGTATACTTATTCAGATCAGAACCTGAACGCAACCAACCTGCCCCCTTCAGCTGCGCACTGGTTCGGCACCGATGACCTGGGCCGGGATCTCTTCACCCGGGTGATGTACGGTGCCCGCATCTCCTTGTTCATTGGGATTGCCACCAGTTTGATTACCTTTATCATCGGTGTTATCTATGGTGGCATTTCCGGCTACCTGGGCGGGAAAGTGGATGAAATCATGATGCGGATTGTGGAAATCTTCTGGTCTGTACCTTTCCTGCTCTACGTGATTTTGTTGATGGTGATCATGACTCCCGGCCTGAAAACCATCTTGATTGCCCTGGGAGCGGTTTACTGGATGGGGATGGCCCGGATTGTACGGGGACAGGTGCTGGCCTTGAAAGAACAGGAATATGTGCTGGCAGCCCGCACTCTGGGGGCCAGTTCCTGGCGTATCCTGTTCCGCCATCTGATTCCCAACGCCATGGGTCCGATTATCATTCAAATGACTCTGGCTATTCCGGAAGCAATTTTCACCGAAGCCTGGCTCAGCTTCCTGGGTCTGGGGGTTTCTGCGCCTATGGCATCCTGGGGTGTGCTGGCCAGTGACGGCATCAAGGGGATTTACTCCTATCCCTGGCAGATCTTCTTCCCCGCGATGTTTATCACCATTACCATCTTAGCCTTTAACTTCCTGGGTGACGGGCTGCGCGATGCCCTCGATCCCCGTATGCGCAAATAG